From Juglans regia cultivar Chandler chromosome 6, Walnut 2.0, whole genome shotgun sequence, the proteins below share one genomic window:
- the LOC118348655 gene encoding protein FAR-RED IMPAIRED RESPONSE 1-like: MEKGEEHSSPLIPSSSNPLTAPNLSNYMHGWHGLVAAWSPAFMPYPNGDQYPSNIQYGMRPPISLITTSSVTSLRVCTEDTPDCRETEALCTSSKVNEESKEDSHARTPECVQKDGGDEIEVPKSGMEFNSFEELLSYYKEYGKKCGFGVMTKRSKKADDGTIRYVTLACACGGKARNKSLNLAKPRLTGKTECKAKINALKVERNVRLTTVHNIHNHGLSPQKSRFFRCNREVSETVKRVLDTNDLAGIRMNKNFGSLVVGAGGFDNLPFFRKRLS; the protein is encoded by the exons ATggaaaaaggagaagaacaCTCATCTCCTCTTAtaccatctagctcaaatcctTTAACTGCTCCAAACCTTTCAAATTACATGCACGGTTGGCATGGACTAGTGGCTGCATGGTCACCGGCTTTTATGCCATACCCAAATGGCGACCAATATCCAAGCAACATTCAG TATGGGATGAGACCTCCGATTTCTCTCATCACTACAAGCTCCGTAACAAGCTTAAGAGTTTGTACAGAGGATACACCCGATTGTAGGGAAACTGAAGCGCTATGTACTTCCTCTAAAGTCAATGAGGAAAGTAAAGAGGATAGTCATGCCAGGACACCTGAGTGTGTCCAAAAAGATGGTGGTGATGAAATTGAGGTTCCAAAGTCGGGGATggaatttaattcttttgaagaattattgagttattataaggaatatggCAAAAAATGtgggtttggggtgatgacaaaaAGGAGTAAGAAGGCGGACGATGGGACTATTAGATATGTCACCCTTGCTTGTGCCTGCGGTGGGAAGGCCCGGAATAAATCGTTGAATCTCGCCAAACCACGTCTGACAGGAAAGAcagaatgtaaggcaaagattaatgccttaaaagttgagAGAAATGTGCGGTTGACAACAGTTCATAATATCCATAATCACGGCCTTAGTCCACAGAAATCTCGCTTCTTTCGTTGTAATAGAGAAGTTAGCGAGACTGTAAAAAGAGTTCTAGATACAAATGACTTGGCTGGCATCCGAATGAATAAGAACTTTGGCAGTCTTGTTGTTGGCGCGGGAGGATTCGATAACCTcccattttttagaaaaagattgTCGTAA
- the LOC109014302 gene encoding uncharacterized protein LOC109014302, with the protein MITHAAGLKEHTEDAIAMLYAMIDLYSVDNQEPPSITLTDSNVGCTTKDTPTAGSSKQVFSPHVVRGKGRPPYLRRASRMEKDMQKVKAKTKKAPVKRKTRWTRYTSYGYLQEFIWPFRDRYVYSRWHAVCSRQLSF; encoded by the exons ATGATTACTCATGCAGCGGGTTTGAAAGAGCATACTGAGGATGCAATTGCAATgttatatgcaatgattgaCTTATATTCTGTGGACAACCAAGAACCCCCATCGATCACCCTAACGGATTCCAATGTTGGTTGTACGACGAAAGACACACCTACAGCTGGTAGTTCAAAGCAAGTATTCAGTCCACATGTTGTGAGAGGAAAAGGCAGACCCCCATATTTGAGGAGAGCATCTAGGATGGAGAAAGACATGCAGAAAGTTAAAGCGAAGACAAAGAAAGCACCAGTAAAGAGGAAAA CGAGATGGACGAGATATACCAGTTATGGATACttgcaggaatttatttggcccTTCAGAGATAGATATGTCTACAGCAGGTGGCATGCAG TTTGTTCCAGACAGCTCAGCTTTTGA